In Alkalihalobacillus sp. AL-G, the genomic stretch ACGATTACGGTCGATTATCGGGAGAGTGTAGGGCGTTTCGAGATTCCGGGGACGTCCCTTCTTTCGTGGTCACCCGAACGTGCAATCTTGAGCGTCGATTCGGAGCATACGATGGTCTCAGAGGTTATCACGCAATTGTCCAATCAAGTGGAACTGATCGATATTTCGGTCGATGCACAGCCGATCGAAGACATCATCGTCCAGTTGTATAAGGAGTACCAGATATGAAGCCGTATTCTTCGGTATTGAAGCTGAGGCTACTCAATGGGATGCAATACAGGTCGGCGGCACTTGCTGGGGTCGCGACACAATTTTTCTGGGGATTCATGTACATCATGATCTTCGAAGCGTTCTACAGTTCGGTGATCGATAACCCGCCGATCTCTTTGGAAGAGTTGGTCGTCTACCTATGGCTCCAGCAGTCGTTCCTTGCGTTCATCATGCTCTGGTTCCGCGATAACGAGTTGTTTGATCTGATCACGACGGGGAATATCGCCTATGAATTGTGCAGACCGTGTGGGATTTACGGTTATTGGTATGCGAAGCTTCTCGCACAACGTCTGTCGAGTGCGTTTCTTCGGTCCTTTCCGATTCTGCTCGTCGCTTTCCTTTTGCCGGAACCGTACCGGATGTCACTTCCACCTAGCTTCATCACCTTCGTCTTGTTTCTCATCACCTTGATTTTGGGATTGTTCATTCTTGTTGCGATTTCGATGTTCATTTACATTTCTGTGTTCATTACATTGTCTCCTGTCGGTTCGCTGCTCGTATTTGGTGTAATCGGAGAATTTTTCGCGGGGCTCGTCATTCCGATTCCGTTGATGCCTTCCTGGTTGAAAGAGATCGCGTACATGCTTCCGTTCCGGTTGACGGCGGACTTTCCTTTCAGGGTCTATTCGGGGCATATCCCGCAGAGTGACGCACTGGTCGGCATCGTGCTGCAACTCGTCTGGCTTCTCGTCCTCGTTTTATTAGGAAGGTATGCACTGAAAAAAGCACTGCAAAAAGTTGTTGTACAAGGAGGGTGAGAGCGTTGGGTCTTTATTTCCGTTATCTTTCCATATTGTTCAAATCACAAATGCAGTATCGGACATCGTTCTGGCTGCTCACGGTCGGGCAATTCCTTGTGCCGCTATCCCTTTTTGCCGGCTTGTATTTCTTGTTCGAGCGGTTCGGCGAGATAAAGGGCTGGGATTTTTACGAGGTGGCGCTCTGTTTTGCTGTGATCCATATGGCGTTTGCAATCAGCGAGTGCTTTGGACGTGGATTCGATTCGTTTTCGAGTCTTGTCCAACATGGGGGCTTTGACCGGGTGCTCGTACGACCAAGGAGTACGGTCGTCCAGGTGCTCGGCTCACAATTCGAGTTTACGAGATTCGGGAGGCTGCTCCAAAGTGTACTCGTGTTGGTTTGGGCATTGAACCACCTGACGATCGAGTGGAATGTGGTAAAAATTATCACGTTATGTCTGATGATTATCAGTGGCGTGTCGATCTTTGCTGGCATCTTCATTTTGGCTGCCACCTTATGCTTTTGGACGATCCAAGGTCTCGAGGTCGTGAATATTTTTACCGATGGTGGAAGGGAGATGGCCCAGTATCCGCTCAACATTTATCAGAAATGGGTTGCCCGGTTCTTCACGTTCGTCATTCCGTTTGGAACGGTGAATTACTTACCGCTCATGTACATCCTTGATAAAAGTGGTGGCAATGAACTCCTCTATATGGCGACACCGTTAGCAGGCATCGTGTTCATCCTACCCTGTTTGTTAGTTTGGAAGTTTGGTGTCCGACATTATCGGTCGACGGGGTCTTGATGCTGCACCTGGGTGATGTCACTCGTCATCCGTGTATTTTAAGCTATGAAGCAATCCAGTGATGTCGAAGGCATTCTGGTGACACAACGGGCAATTTCGATTGGGATATTCAAGCGTTTATTACGTACGTTGATGTGTTAGCGTGAACGTTTTTTGAAATGAATTTTTACTTAAGGAAACATATTTGTTATATTGCATATATTGAAATCATGAATTTTTTTGGTTTAAAACTTGCGTTAGGTAAACAATCTTTGTTAACCGAAATTGGGAGGAGATGAAGATATTATGATTGATTTTTTCTCTACGTTAAGTCCTGTTACTCAAGCATTGCTTGGGACTTTATTTACTTGGGGAATGACTGCACTGGGGGCTGCCCTGGTGTTTACTACAAAAACAATGAACCAGAAGCTTTTGGATGGAATGCTTGGTTTTGCAGGTGGAGTTATGATTGCAGCTAGCTTTTGGTCTTTACTATCACCTGCAATTGCAATGGCAGAGAGTGATGCGTTACCAGCTTGGTTGCCTGCTGCGATAGGGTTTATGCTTGGTGCAATATTTCTGTGGGGAGTAGATAAGCTTATTCCTCACTTACATCCAAATTCAAAAATGGAAGATGCTGAAGGAATTCATCCTGATAAAAGAAGACGAAGCACGCTGTTAGTACTCGCCATTACACTGCATAATATTCCGGAAGGTCTAGCAATAGGGGTTGCATTTGGAGCTGTAGCAGCTGGTTTTCCATCAGCATCGTTGGCTGCTGCAGTAACATTAGCTATAGGGATTGGTATTCAAAACTTCCCGGAAGGTACTGCAGTTTCCATGCCTTTACGTAGAGAAGGGATGTCACGTCGAAAGAGTTTTATGTATGGACAATTTTCAGGTATGGTTGAGCCAATTTCTGCAATAATCGGTGTGCTAGCAGTTACATTAATGGAACCACTTCTCCCATTTGCTTTAAGCTTTGCAGCAGGAGCAATGATTTTTGTAGTAGCAGAAGAGGTTATTCCTGGTTCACAGGAAAACGGAAACAAAGATCTTGCATCCATGTGCTTGATGATAGGTTTCACTGTCATGATGATACTGGATGTTGCACTTGGATAGCTACTAAAAGTGTTTGCCAAAGATGATATATCAGTTTTATGATATTGGAATCATAAATTACTCGGTTTTATTGTTGTGTAACAGACATTTGTTAGAAATTAGTGATAAAATGTTTATAGTTCTAGTTGATGATTCCGAATAGTATCGGAATCTTTTTCACGGATTAACAGGTGTGAGCAAATATATAAGCTTAGCTTTTATACGGAAACTAGTGAATAAAATATGCTGCAACTACCTGATGGTAAGGTTAATTATAAGTACGGGGGATATTTGATGTCTGAAGAAAACATTACGAGAATTGATTTAGATGGCAAGGAAATTATCCTGATCGGGACAGCGCACGTTTCGAAGCAAAGTGCAGAACAGGTAAAGGAAGTCATCGAAGCTGAGCAGCCGGATTCTGTGTGTGTAGAGTTGGATAAACAACGATACCAATCGATCATGGACGGGAACAAGTGGAAG encodes the following:
- a CDS encoding ABC transporter permease; this encodes MGLYFRYLSILFKSQMQYRTSFWLLTVGQFLVPLSLFAGLYFLFERFGEIKGWDFYEVALCFAVIHMAFAISECFGRGFDSFSSLVQHGGFDRVLVRPRSTVVQVLGSQFEFTRFGRLLQSVLVLVWALNHLTIEWNVVKIITLCLMIISGVSIFAGIFILAATLCFWTIQGLEVVNIFTDGGREMAQYPLNIYQKWVARFFTFVIPFGTVNYLPLMYILDKSGGNELLYMATPLAGIVFILPCLLVWKFGVRHYRSTGS
- a CDS encoding ZIP family metal transporter, which produces MIDFFSTLSPVTQALLGTLFTWGMTALGAALVFTTKTMNQKLLDGMLGFAGGVMIAASFWSLLSPAIAMAESDALPAWLPAAIGFMLGAIFLWGVDKLIPHLHPNSKMEDAEGIHPDKRRRSTLLVLAITLHNIPEGLAIGVAFGAVAAGFPSASLAAAVTLAIGIGIQNFPEGTAVSMPLRREGMSRRKSFMYGQFSGMVEPISAIIGVLAVTLMEPLLPFALSFAAGAMIFVVAEEVIPGSQENGNKDLASMCLMIGFTVMMILDVALG
- a CDS encoding ABC transporter permease is translated as MKPYSSVLKLRLLNGMQYRSAALAGVATQFFWGFMYIMIFEAFYSSVIDNPPISLEELVVYLWLQQSFLAFIMLWFRDNELFDLITTGNIAYELCRPCGIYGYWYAKLLAQRLSSAFLRSFPILLVAFLLPEPYRMSLPPSFITFVLFLITLILGLFILVAISMFIYISVFITLSPVGSLLVFGVIGEFFAGLVIPIPLMPSWLKEIAYMLPFRLTADFPFRVYSGHIPQSDALVGIVLQLVWLLVLVLLGRYALKKALQKVVVQGG